From a single Seriola aureovittata isolate HTS-2021-v1 ecotype China chromosome 18, ASM2101889v1, whole genome shotgun sequence genomic region:
- the garnl3 gene encoding GTPase-activating Rap/Ran-GAP domain-like protein 3 isoform X5 — MNSDKNVYLGRDKGIMRKRALLLRKGCSFEITSSASEDLGCRRGDFSRKHYGSVELLISSDADGAIQRAGRFRVENGSSDETSDYTPGTWRRTDVHLENPEYHTRWFFKYFLGKVHQNYVGTDAEKNPFYLSVVLSDQNNQRVPQYRAILWRKSGTLKISLPYSPTKTLSVKSILSAMNMDRFEKGPREILNPEIQKDLLVLEEQEGSVNFKFGVLYAKDGQLTDDEMFSNETGSESFEKFLNLLGDTITLQGWAGYRGGLDTKNDTTGIKSIYTVYQGHELMFHVSTMLPYSKENKQQVERKRHIGNDIVTIVFQEGDDASSSFKPSMIRSHFTHIFALVRYNSQNDSYRLKIFSEESVPLFGPPLPSPPVFTDHHEFRDFLLVKLINGEKATLETPTFAQKRQRTLDMLIRSLYQDLMPDLHKNMLNRRSFSDVLPESPKSARKKEEARQAEFVRIGQALKLKTIVRGDAPTSLVTTGLCRKEPWESQSFCSTFPYEIVCADSWGQSLLVATDTAGVMLLDGPDPASSNAEMQTLPPVQVFDKTMVVKQMHVLEPQDLLITRADKGKDARLYVFRLSTLKRGLEERQLVRSKCDSRENKLEKTKGCHLYSINTHHGSELRIVAAIRNKLLLITRKHPRFEGFSAVAPGADSPVEEFQYIREICLCDPPVVMALVDGPTGENDNMICVAYKHQFDLINESTGDAYRLHHVDANRVNFVAAIDVYEDGEAGLLLCYNYICYYKKVCPFNGSTPMIQSNTSDFHFSWNQMPNAIVCAFPYILAFTTDSIEIRLVVNGNLVYTAVVPELQLASSRSDIYFVSSAPVSSASNCSSRDTSSQSSPQTPTGYEMPVFPSPLGDGEAACKHIFKIPLCNLVGRSIERPLKSPLVNKVLTAPAPAMVPPTPLISATHSLSLSRMEIKEIASRTRKELLGLTEEPSGKSDSGTVKQRRMSKKNTEEEPKARVLTSTNSDRLASESIEADLDVQLHCSSSSEAEPEKVMLRAESPPLASAFGLSTSFEEDVLDLK, encoded by the exons cTGATTTCCAGTGACGCAGATGGGGCTATTCAGAGGGCAGGACGCTTCAGGGTGGAGAATGGCTCATCAGATGAG ACTTCGGACTACACTCCAGGAACCTGGAGAAGAACCGATGTCCATCTGGAGAATCCAGAGTACCACACCAGATGGTTCTTTAAATACTTCCTGGGAAAAG TCCACCAGAACTATGTGGGCACAGATGCAGAGAAGAATCCCTTCTACCTGTCAGTCGTCCTCTCAGACCAGAACAACCAGCGGGTCCCTCAGTACAGAGCCATCCTCTGGAGAAAGTCT GGCACTCTGAAGATCAGCCTCCCCTACAGCCCGACCAAAACACTATCAGTCAAGTCCATCCTCAG TGCAATGAACATGGACAGGTTTGAGAAAGGCCCCAGGGAGATCCTGAACCCGGAGATTCAGAAG GACCTGCTGGTGTTGGAGGAACAGGAG GGTTCTGTCAATTTTAAATTTGGTGTCCTGTATGCCAAAGATGGACAGCTCACAGATGACGAGATGTTTAGCAATG agacgGGGAGTGAGAGCTTTGAAAAGTTTCTCAATCTGCTGGGTGATACTATTACGCTGCAGGGATGGGCAGGTTACCGTGGAGGGCTAGACACCAAGA ACGACACTACAGGAATTAAGTCCATCTACACAGTGTATCAGGGCCATGAGCTCATGTTCCATGTGTCCACCATGTTACCCTACTCTAAAGAGAACAAGCAGCAG GTGGAAAGAAAGAGGCACATTGGAAATGACATCGTTACCATAGTATTCCAGGAAGGGGATGACGCATCGTCGTCCTTCAAACCGTCTATGATCCGATCGCACTTCACCC ATATTTTTGCATTAGTTAGGTATAATAGCCAGAATGACAGTTACAG GTTGAAGATTTTCTCAGAGGAGAGTGTTCCACTGTTTGGACCCCCTCTCCCATCTCCACCTGTATTTACTGATCACCACGAATTCAGGGACTTTTTATTAGTCAAAT TAATCAATGGAGAGAAAGCCACACTGGAGACGCCAACGTTTGCCCAGAAGCGCCAGCGGACTCTTGACATGTTGATTCGCTCGCTCTACCAAGACCTCATGCCTGACCTGCACAAG AACATGTTAAACCGGCGGTCATTCAGCGACGTGCTGCCAGAGTCTCCAAAATCAGCACGCAAGAAGGAGGAGGCACGGCAGGCAGAATTTGTCAGAATAGGGCAg GCTCTGAAGCTGAAGACCATTGTGAGAGGAGATGCCCCGACCAGCCTTGTTACCACAGGCCTGTGCAGAAAAGAG CCATGGGAGTCCCAGTCGTTCTGCAGCACATTCCCCTACGAGATCGTGTGTGCTGACTCCTGGGGTCAGTCACTGCTGGTTGCCACCGACACAGCAGGGGTCATGCTGCTGGATG GCCCTGATCCAGCTTCATCCAACGCTG AAATGCAGACTCTGCCTCCAGTGCAGGTGTTTGACAAAACCATGGTGGTGAAGCAGATGCACGTTCTCGAGCCTCAGGACCTGCTTATCACCAGGGCTGACAAAG gGAAGGACGCTCGGCTCTATGTGTTCAGACTCAGCACGCTCAAGAGAGGCCTGGAGGAGAGGCAGCTCGTCAGAAGCAAGTGTGACAGCCGGGAAAATAAACTGGAGAAAACTAAAG GCTGTCATTTGTACTCTATCAACACCCACCACGGCTCAGAGCTGAGGATAGTAGCAGCCATCAGGAACAAACTCCTCCTCATCACCAGGAAACATCCACGTTTCGAAGGCTTCAGTGCCGTCGCCCCAGGAGCAGACTCACCAGTGGAGGAGTTTCAGTACATACGG GAGATCTGTCTGTGCGACCCGCCGGTGGTGATGGCGCTGGTGGACGGGCCGACGGGGGAAAATGACAATATGATCTGTGTGGCCTACAAACATCAGTTTGACCTGATCAATGAGAGCACTGGAGATGCCTACCGGCTACATCATGTAGACGCCAACAGG GTAAATTTTGTAGCAGCCATTGATGTGTATGAAGACGGGGAGGCAGGTCTGCTGTTGTGTTACAACT ATATTTGTTACTATAAGAAAGTTTGTCCGTTTAACGGCTCCACACCGATGATCCAGTCCAACACCTCCGACTTCCACTTCAGCTGGAACCAGATGCCCAATGCTATTG tTTGTGCATTTCCTTACATCCTGGCCTTCACAACGGACTCCATTGAGATCCGACTGGTGGTCAATGGCAACCTTGTGTACACAGCGGTGGTCCCAGAGCTACAGTTGGCTTCTTCACGG TCGGACATCTATTTCGTTTCGTCAGCTCCGGTAAGCTCAGCCTCCAACTGCAGTTCAAGAGACACCAGTTCCCAGAGTTCCCCGCAGACGCCCACCGGCTACGAGATGCCCGTGTTCCCTTCGCCGCTCGGTGATG GTGAAGCAGCGTGTAAGCACATCTTCAAGATCCCTCTGTGTAACTTGGTGGGCCGCAGCATTGAAAGACCCCTCAAGTCCCCTCTGGTCAACAAGGTTCTGACGGCGCCAGCCCCCGCCATGGTTCCCCCAACTCCCCTCATCTCTGCAACACATTCACTTTCCCTGTCCCGCATGGAGATCAAAGAGATAGCCAGCCGTACACGGAAGGAGCTGCTCG GCTTGACAGAGGAACCGAGTGGGAagtcagacagtggaacagtcaaacagaggaggatgagtaagaagaacacagaggaagagcCCAAAGCACGAGTACTGACATCAACAAACAGCGACAG GTTAGCCTCAGAGTCCATTGAAGCAGACCTGGACGTCCAGCTGCATTGTTCGTCCAGTTCGGAGGCCGAGCCAGAGAAGGTGATGCTGCGAGCGGAGAGCCCGCCCCTAGCCAGCGCGTTCGGCCTCTCAACATCCTTTGAAGAAGATGTCCTGGACCTAAAGTGA
- the garnl3 gene encoding GTPase-activating Rap/Ran-GAP domain-like protein 3 isoform X2: MNSDKNVYLGRDKGIMRKRALLLRKGCSFEITSSASEDLGCRRGDFSRKHYGSVELLISSDADGAIQRAGRFRVENGSSDETSDYTPGTWRRTDVHLENPEYHTRWFFKYFLGKVHQNYVGTDAEKNPFYLSVVLSDQNNQRVPQYRAILWRKSGTLKISLPYSPTKTLSVKSILSAMNMDRFEKGPREILNPEIQKDLLVLEEQEGSVNFKFGVLYAKDGQLTDDEMFSNETGSESFEKFLNLLGDTITLQGWAGYRGGLDTKNDTTGIKSIYTVYQGHELMFHVSTMLPYSKENKQQVERKRHIGNDIVTIVFQEGDDASSSFKPSMIRSHFTHIFALVRYNSQNDSYRLKIFSEESVPLFGPPLPSPPVFTDHHEFRDFLLVKLINGEKATLETPTFAQKRQRTLDMLIRSLYQDLMPDLHKNMLNRRSFSDVLPESPKSARKKEEARQAEFVRIGQALKLKTIVRGDAPTSLVTTGLCRKEPWESQSFCSTFPYEIVCADSWGQSLLVATDTAGVMLLDGPDPASSNAEMQTLPPVQVFDKTMVVKQMHVLEPQDLLITRADKGKDARLYVFRLSTLKRGLEERQLVRSKCDSRENKLEKTKGCHLYSINTHHGSELRIVAAIRNKLLLITRKHPRFEGFSAVAPGADSPVEEFQYIREICLCDPPVVMALVDGPTGENDNMICVAYKHQFDLINESTGDAYRLHHVDANRVNFVAAIDVYEDGEAGLLLCYNYICYYKKVCPFNGSTPMIQSNTSDFHFSWNQMPNAIVCAFPYILAFTTDSIEIRLVVNGNLVYTAVVPELQLASSRSDIYFVSSAPVSSASNCSSRDTSSQSSPQTPTGYEMPVFPSPLGDDSIRIPYGTKLSLYMSKDAEGEAACKHIFKIPLCNLVGRSIERPLKSPLVNKVLTAPAPAMVPPTPLISATHSLSLSRMEIKEIASRTRKELLGLTEEPSGKSDSGTVKQRRMSKKNTEEEPKARVLTSTNSDRLASESIEADLDVQLHCSSSSEAEPEKVMLRAESPPLASAFGLSTSFEEDVLDLK; this comes from the exons cTGATTTCCAGTGACGCAGATGGGGCTATTCAGAGGGCAGGACGCTTCAGGGTGGAGAATGGCTCATCAGATGAG ACTTCGGACTACACTCCAGGAACCTGGAGAAGAACCGATGTCCATCTGGAGAATCCAGAGTACCACACCAGATGGTTCTTTAAATACTTCCTGGGAAAAG TCCACCAGAACTATGTGGGCACAGATGCAGAGAAGAATCCCTTCTACCTGTCAGTCGTCCTCTCAGACCAGAACAACCAGCGGGTCCCTCAGTACAGAGCCATCCTCTGGAGAAAGTCT GGCACTCTGAAGATCAGCCTCCCCTACAGCCCGACCAAAACACTATCAGTCAAGTCCATCCTCAG TGCAATGAACATGGACAGGTTTGAGAAAGGCCCCAGGGAGATCCTGAACCCGGAGATTCAGAAG GACCTGCTGGTGTTGGAGGAACAGGAG GGTTCTGTCAATTTTAAATTTGGTGTCCTGTATGCCAAAGATGGACAGCTCACAGATGACGAGATGTTTAGCAATG agacgGGGAGTGAGAGCTTTGAAAAGTTTCTCAATCTGCTGGGTGATACTATTACGCTGCAGGGATGGGCAGGTTACCGTGGAGGGCTAGACACCAAGA ACGACACTACAGGAATTAAGTCCATCTACACAGTGTATCAGGGCCATGAGCTCATGTTCCATGTGTCCACCATGTTACCCTACTCTAAAGAGAACAAGCAGCAG GTGGAAAGAAAGAGGCACATTGGAAATGACATCGTTACCATAGTATTCCAGGAAGGGGATGACGCATCGTCGTCCTTCAAACCGTCTATGATCCGATCGCACTTCACCC ATATTTTTGCATTAGTTAGGTATAATAGCCAGAATGACAGTTACAG GTTGAAGATTTTCTCAGAGGAGAGTGTTCCACTGTTTGGACCCCCTCTCCCATCTCCACCTGTATTTACTGATCACCACGAATTCAGGGACTTTTTATTAGTCAAAT TAATCAATGGAGAGAAAGCCACACTGGAGACGCCAACGTTTGCCCAGAAGCGCCAGCGGACTCTTGACATGTTGATTCGCTCGCTCTACCAAGACCTCATGCCTGACCTGCACAAG AACATGTTAAACCGGCGGTCATTCAGCGACGTGCTGCCAGAGTCTCCAAAATCAGCACGCAAGAAGGAGGAGGCACGGCAGGCAGAATTTGTCAGAATAGGGCAg GCTCTGAAGCTGAAGACCATTGTGAGAGGAGATGCCCCGACCAGCCTTGTTACCACAGGCCTGTGCAGAAAAGAG CCATGGGAGTCCCAGTCGTTCTGCAGCACATTCCCCTACGAGATCGTGTGTGCTGACTCCTGGGGTCAGTCACTGCTGGTTGCCACCGACACAGCAGGGGTCATGCTGCTGGATG GCCCTGATCCAGCTTCATCCAACGCTG AAATGCAGACTCTGCCTCCAGTGCAGGTGTTTGACAAAACCATGGTGGTGAAGCAGATGCACGTTCTCGAGCCTCAGGACCTGCTTATCACCAGGGCTGACAAAG gGAAGGACGCTCGGCTCTATGTGTTCAGACTCAGCACGCTCAAGAGAGGCCTGGAGGAGAGGCAGCTCGTCAGAAGCAAGTGTGACAGCCGGGAAAATAAACTGGAGAAAACTAAAG GCTGTCATTTGTACTCTATCAACACCCACCACGGCTCAGAGCTGAGGATAGTAGCAGCCATCAGGAACAAACTCCTCCTCATCACCAGGAAACATCCACGTTTCGAAGGCTTCAGTGCCGTCGCCCCAGGAGCAGACTCACCAGTGGAGGAGTTTCAGTACATACGG GAGATCTGTCTGTGCGACCCGCCGGTGGTGATGGCGCTGGTGGACGGGCCGACGGGGGAAAATGACAATATGATCTGTGTGGCCTACAAACATCAGTTTGACCTGATCAATGAGAGCACTGGAGATGCCTACCGGCTACATCATGTAGACGCCAACAGG GTAAATTTTGTAGCAGCCATTGATGTGTATGAAGACGGGGAGGCAGGTCTGCTGTTGTGTTACAACT ATATTTGTTACTATAAGAAAGTTTGTCCGTTTAACGGCTCCACACCGATGATCCAGTCCAACACCTCCGACTTCCACTTCAGCTGGAACCAGATGCCCAATGCTATTG tTTGTGCATTTCCTTACATCCTGGCCTTCACAACGGACTCCATTGAGATCCGACTGGTGGTCAATGGCAACCTTGTGTACACAGCGGTGGTCCCAGAGCTACAGTTGGCTTCTTCACGG TCGGACATCTATTTCGTTTCGTCAGCTCCGGTAAGCTCAGCCTCCAACTGCAGTTCAAGAGACACCAGTTCCCAGAGTTCCCCGCAGACGCCCACCGGCTACGAGATGCCCGTGTTCCCTTCGCCGCTCGGTGATG ATTCTATACGGATCCCCTATGGTACCAAGCTTTCCCTGTACATGTCTAAGGATGCCGAAG GTGAAGCAGCGTGTAAGCACATCTTCAAGATCCCTCTGTGTAACTTGGTGGGCCGCAGCATTGAAAGACCCCTCAAGTCCCCTCTGGTCAACAAGGTTCTGACGGCGCCAGCCCCCGCCATGGTTCCCCCAACTCCCCTCATCTCTGCAACACATTCACTTTCCCTGTCCCGCATGGAGATCAAAGAGATAGCCAGCCGTACACGGAAGGAGCTGCTCG GCTTGACAGAGGAACCGAGTGGGAagtcagacagtggaacagtcaaacagaggaggatgagtaagaagaacacagaggaagagcCCAAAGCACGAGTACTGACATCAACAAACAGCGACAG GTTAGCCTCAGAGTCCATTGAAGCAGACCTGGACGTCCAGCTGCATTGTTCGTCCAGTTCGGAGGCCGAGCCAGAGAAGGTGATGCTGCGAGCGGAGAGCCCGCCCCTAGCCAGCGCGTTCGGCCTCTCAACATCCTTTGAAGAAGATGTCCTGGACCTAAAGTGA